TCCAATTCAATTCAAGGGTGAATTTTTCAACTATAAATAGTTTGTTAACCTTATTTTGTGGAAGAGAGAAAAATATACATTGGAGAATTCTTGAAAAAGTGAGGAAAATAAAAGAGAGTTTATTaattgaaggaaggtgttctttctGGTAGAGCTTTGACTCAACATTTTGTCTAGAGTTTGTTGAGTTAAATGATATGATCGggttgttgtatcctggaggggacaagttaGAAGGATTACTGTTGCATCGAtagatttgctgcagtgggcttgaatctccttaaagagagagAGATATCCGCACCTCAGCCTGAAgatattttatttcttcattttaggtttcaattgtaattgtaatttcagtTGTATTTTCACCAACATCTTATAATAGACATAGGAAAACttcataaaaagaaaagaaaaaagaaaagaagtaaTGCCATAGAAGACATGAATGATGATGTGActtattatttctattttctttgtaACTAATGTACTCGTGAAATTAGTGGAGTTACGCGCAAGCTATCCCGGATACCACGGTTATAAACAAgagattattatttttaaatataaatttcAGAATAATTGCTAGGCTACACGTGACAGGCACGTAATAGTCATTTAATTATTTTCTAATATATAGAACTTAAAAATCTATTAAATTGATTATTAAACTTTTCCTTATTTGAATTATGTATCAAAAATTTAGGACTACTTTAAATTATTACCATATGAAATCACCAAGGAAACTTTAAACTATGCACGGTAACCAAAGATGGTGAACGGGAATGTCTAAAGAGGAACAGAAAAACTAACAGGTGGTGAGAAAaggaaataaaatcataaaaaagGAAGGCAAAAACTTATTAttatggaaagaaaattaaagcAAATTAACAAACATGGAAAAATAAGATGGAGGGGTGTTGGCGAGATTCGCCCGAGATGAGGTTGCcgaggagatttttttttttttttttttttggggctaACTGAACAATTTTATTCAAATAACCAGATGATCCTTTAATACACCACTGACTCTGTTTTGACTATAGAGTCAGATCCTATCAACTTCCTACACTAGGCATTCATGACATGATTACTGAGATACAAAAGAAGCCTATCAGGATACTGATTAAGCCTATCTAAAAGCCTACTCCATTTACAATTTCCCTGCCCTCTGATATGCAGCTGCAAGATGATGTCCCTGATGATTTGCACAGGCTGCTTCTCCTTTTCTTGAAACCTTCTAGCATTCCTTTCTTGCCATATGTGATATATAACTGTTGCACTAAGAAATCCTAGTATACTTGCTCTTAGCCTTCCATTATGCACATGTTGAGCCATCCACTTCACTTCGTCTGCCCAATTTGTAACCTGTCTTGTAATGCCCAGCCATTGCAAAATTGTTGACCAGATGAAATTGGAAAAACTGCATTCAAGAATAAATGTCGCATTGTTTCAGTAGCACTTATGCTGCATAGGACACACTCCTGATCCGCTTGTATGCCCCATTTTCCAAGCCTATCCACAGTTGCTAATCTCCCCTGCACAGCCAACTAAAGTATAAACTGATGCCGGGGCACTCCACCTGTGGATAGGACTAAGCTCTTCCATGGTGCCTTAGGATGTTGAGGAATGAGAGAAAGGTATGTTGCCTTGATATTAAACTTCCCTCCACTTGAGAACTGGTTAAGATGGGCAATAGGGTCTACTACATCAAACCAAGCCCTGGCATCCAAGATCTTCCTAACCAGCCAACTAGCTTGTTTAGGTGTGACACAAGTAGCTAAGACATTGTGCTTAATGTAGAAACTGTGTCCATTGTACCCATAGAGTGTCCTTCTTGTGAGACAGTGCCCATAGTAGCTTGCATATAGCTGCTTTGTTCCATTTAGCAAAATCTATTATATTCAGTTCCCCTGCAGCCTTTGGTAAACACATTGTATCCCATGCCACTAAGGCTTTCTTTGAGGTTTCAGCACTGCCTGTCCATAGAAAAATTCTACGGACTGTATTCACCATTTTCACAATCTTCTGTGGCAAGAGAAATACCTGACCCCAATATGTTTGCATTTCGTAGAGTACACTTTTTATAAGTTGCAATCTACCACTATAAGAAAGCCATTTAGAGGACCAACATCTGATCCTTGTCACTATCTTCTCAACAAGAGGTAAACACTGTTGGATATTCAACTTTCTTG
Above is a genomic segment from Lycium barbarum isolate Lr01 chromosome 12, ASM1917538v2, whole genome shotgun sequence containing:
- the LOC132621967 gene encoding uncharacterized protein LOC132621967 — encoded protein: MEERADKGSIQLLLEAFNHFSRVSGLQANLKKSSFYVAGVPEEFKRQILQQMQFTMGEIPFKYLGVPLSSRKLNIQQCLPLVEKIVTRIRCWSSKWLSYSGRLQLIKSVLYEMQTYWGQVFLLPQKIVKMVNTVRRIFLWTGSAETSKKALVAWDTMCLPKAAGELNIIDFAKWNKAAICKLLWALSHKKDTLWVQWTHFSNFIWSTILQWLGITRQVTNWADEVKWMAQHVHNGRLRASILGFLSATVIYHIWQERNARRFQEKEKQPVQIIRDIILQLHIRGQGNCKWSRLLDRLNQYPDRLLLYLSNHVMNA